A window from Chitinophaga filiformis encodes these proteins:
- a CDS encoding SusC/RagA family TonB-linked outer membrane protein, which produces MKSTKIRLYLLLLWGLFSVLLSTNAIAQTAKINGAVLNQRTAAPVQGATVTVKNTKRLATTDDAGKFSIEASANDILVISSVGYTSQELKAGAGNVQVQLQESISQMEGVIVIGYGVQKKKLVTGANLQVKGDDIQKQSTTNALQALQGQAPGVQLTSYSGQPGSAMNVIIRGKGTIGNFSPLYVVDGIQTGDISYLNPADIESIDVLKDAASAAIYGSQAANGVILVTTRTGKNNQKAQVTLDTYYGWQNVAHKAQLLNAKEYAILMNEAAVNSGKAPYFTNDVINNLPVNTNWMDQMFQKNVPTQNYVLGVQGGGAGSAYSLSLGYTNQGGIVGGSAISNYERYTLRINSEHSLYQNVVKLGEHLTFNYLNTHGIGVGGQYNNSLRAAFQATPFLPMYDSTGDFYAGDNLGWYPGHPDRAWDNAQANPYAVMYYNNQNRNSSQGLFGDVYLQIEPVKGLRYRTSLGLNYNSNQGRGYTPVYHLSIFSFNDTSKVNQSMGMSKTIQFDNLLSYDFNIAGGHSFSLMAGSSALKTDGSNMSGYNWDLRVPDLQHAYLSVAQNVNRGAPYMGVSGGPFQSALVSYFGRLQYNFREKYLLSLTFRADGSSNFAPEHRWGHFPSVSAGWVATREGFMSNVHGLDFFKLRGSWGRVGNQNVAAYQYLSPISFTNAAYIFGPAEGASTQGAYPNRLANPNVKWETSEQVNIGFDATLIQRLNVTFDYYVKKTKDWLITAPILATAGADAPLINGGDVKNTGVELALSYHNTIGRSLNYSIGLNGAYNKNRIGNIPTNDHIIHGNTNVLYANALEFYRAANGHPVGYFWGLKTDGIFQTEAEVNSYVNKAGGRVQPNAQPGDVRYVDLNGDGVIDDKDKTQIGDPNPHFTFGFSIGLDYKGWDFSVQASGVAGNQIVQSWRNQSGARDNYSAAMLERWHGPGSSNKLPRVTEDNRNWTQFSDLYIHKGDFLRINTITLGYDFSQLAKKSYLGKVRLYGAVLNAFTFSKYNGMDPEVGYNEGFSSGVDLGYYPRPRTMMIGANIRF; this is translated from the coding sequence CGGCAAAGATCAACGGCGCCGTTCTCAATCAGCGTACCGCTGCTCCCGTTCAGGGCGCAACAGTTACTGTAAAAAACACTAAACGCCTGGCAACAACAGATGATGCCGGAAAATTTTCTATTGAGGCATCAGCCAACGATATACTTGTCATTAGTTCTGTGGGATATACCTCCCAGGAGCTGAAAGCGGGCGCCGGCAATGTACAGGTGCAGCTGCAGGAATCCATCAGCCAGATGGAGGGAGTGATCGTTATCGGTTACGGTGTTCAGAAGAAAAAGCTGGTTACCGGCGCCAACCTCCAGGTAAAGGGCGACGATATCCAGAAGCAAAGTACCACAAATGCCTTACAGGCATTACAGGGACAGGCACCGGGGGTGCAGCTTACCTCCTATTCCGGCCAACCGGGTTCGGCCATGAATGTGATCATCCGCGGTAAAGGTACGATCGGTAACTTTTCTCCTTTATATGTTGTGGATGGCATTCAGACAGGAGATATCAGTTATCTCAATCCTGCAGACATCGAATCTATTGACGTGCTGAAAGACGCCGCATCTGCTGCCATCTATGGCTCGCAGGCGGCCAATGGGGTGATCCTTGTGACAACAAGAACAGGAAAGAACAACCAGAAAGCGCAGGTTACACTCGATACGTACTACGGCTGGCAGAATGTTGCACACAAGGCCCAGCTGCTGAATGCGAAAGAATATGCCATCCTGATGAATGAAGCAGCTGTCAACTCAGGTAAAGCGCCTTATTTCACTAATGATGTGATCAACAATCTGCCGGTAAACACCAACTGGATGGACCAGATGTTCCAAAAAAATGTGCCTACCCAGAACTACGTATTAGGTGTACAGGGAGGCGGTGCAGGAAGCGCCTATTCGCTGTCATTAGGATATACCAACCAGGGAGGAATTGTAGGCGGCTCCGCCATCTCCAATTATGAACGTTACACGCTCCGGATAAACTCAGAGCACTCCCTCTACCAGAATGTTGTTAAACTGGGTGAGCATCTGACATTCAACTACCTGAATACGCACGGCATTGGCGTTGGAGGTCAGTACAATAACTCATTGCGCGCTGCTTTCCAGGCTACTCCTTTCCTGCCGATGTATGATTCTACCGGCGACTTTTACGCCGGCGATAATTTAGGCTGGTACCCCGGGCACCCGGACAGGGCCTGGGACAATGCACAGGCGAATCCTTATGCGGTGATGTATTACAATAACCAGAACAGGAACAGCAGCCAGGGGCTGTTCGGGGATGTATACCTGCAAATAGAACCTGTTAAAGGCTTAAGGTACCGCACCAGTCTCGGTTTGAATTACAACAGTAATCAGGGCCGTGGATATACCCCTGTGTATCATCTTTCCATCTTCTCATTCAACGATACCTCTAAGGTCAACCAGTCAATGGGCATGAGTAAGACCATCCAGTTCGATAACTTATTAAGCTATGATTTCAATATTGCCGGGGGCCACAGTTTCAGCCTGATGGCCGGCAGCTCTGCCTTAAAAACCGATGGTTCCAACATGAGCGGGTATAACTGGGATCTGCGTGTGCCCGACTTACAGCATGCGTATCTCTCTGTTGCCCAGAATGTAAACCGTGGCGCTCCATATATGGGAGTAAGCGGAGGTCCTTTTCAGAGTGCGCTCGTTTCCTATTTCGGCCGCTTACAATATAACTTCCGGGAGAAATACCTGTTGAGCCTCACCTTCCGCGCCGACGGCTCATCCAATTTCGCACCTGAACATCGCTGGGGACACTTTCCTTCCGTATCGGCAGGATGGGTAGCTACAAGGGAAGGTTTCATGAGCAATGTACATGGCCTGGACTTCTTCAAGCTCCGTGGCAGCTGGGGACGTGTGGGCAACCAGAATGTGGCAGCATATCAATACCTCTCTCCTATCAGCTTTACAAACGCTGCCTATATATTCGGGCCTGCCGAAGGCGCCAGTACACAGGGCGCATATCCCAACCGCTTAGCCAATCCCAATGTTAAATGGGAAACTTCAGAGCAGGTGAACATCGGCTTCGATGCCACCCTCATACAACGGTTGAACGTCACTTTCGATTACTATGTCAAGAAGACTAAAGACTGGTTAATTACCGCCCCCATCCTGGCTACAGCGGGAGCAGATGCACCACTGATCAATGGCGGTGATGTAAAGAATACCGGTGTCGAACTGGCACTGTCCTATCATAATACAATAGGCAGGTCCCTCAATTATTCAATCGGGTTGAACGGAGCCTACAACAAGAACCGGATCGGGAATATTCCTACCAACGATCATATCATTCATGGTAATACCAATGTGCTGTATGCGAATGCCCTTGAGTTCTACAGGGCAGCAAACGGCCATCCAGTTGGCTATTTCTGGGGATTGAAGACCGATGGTATTTTCCAGACCGAAGCGGAAGTTAATTCCTACGTCAACAAAGCCGGTGGACGCGTGCAGCCGAATGCACAACCCGGAGACGTACGATACGTAGACCTGAATGGCGATGGTGTGATCGATGACAAAGATAAAACGCAGATTGGCGATCCAAACCCGCACTTTACGTTCGGTTTTAGCATCGGCCTTGACTACAAAGGATGGGACTTCTCAGTACAGGCTTCCGGTGTTGCCGGCAACCAGATCGTTCAGTCATGGAGAAACCAGTCAGGCGCCAGAGACAATTATTCCGCCGCTATGCTGGAACGCTGGCATGGACCAGGTTCGTCCAACAAATTGCCGAGAGTAACTGAAGACAACCGTAACTGGACGCAGTTCTCTGACCTCTACATTCATAAAGGAGATTTCCTTCGTATCAACACCATTACACTCGGTTATGATTTTTCACAATTGGCGAAAAAGAGCTATCTGGGCAAAGTAAGGCTGTATGGCGCTGTGCTGAATGCATTCACATTCTCAAAGTATAACGGAATGGATCCTGAAGTAGGATACAACGAGGGATTTTCATCTGGTGTTGACCTGGGGTACTATCCAAGGCCAAGAACAATGATGATCGGTGCAAACATTCGTTTTTAG
- a CDS encoding zinc-dependent alcohol dehydrogenase, producing the protein MLAMNYRGPFRVRAEQKPEPEILHPEDAIVRVLRSCICGSDLHLYHGLVPDTRVGSTFGHEFIGIVEVVGPGVQKLKVGDKVLVPFNIACGKCAFCKQELYGNCHESNPEATAVGGIYGYSHTAGGFDGGQAEYVRVPYADVGPVVIPEDMHADDAVLLTDVVPTGYQAAEMGGIKKGDTVVVFGAGPVGIMAAKCAWLFGAGRVIVIDHLEYRLDFVRQYAQCEAYNFRSMEDPVIFLKRATDWFGADVCIDAVGGDAAGNAMQTITGRKMMLQAGSATALHWAINSVKKGGIVSIVGVYGPTDNLIPIGNVVNKGITIRANQASVKRLLPRLIEHVRSGYIDPKAIISHRIPLEEVADAYHIFSAKLDDCIKPILIPPSARQ; encoded by the coding sequence ATGCTTGCAATGAATTACAGGGGGCCGTTCAGGGTTCGTGCAGAACAAAAACCGGAGCCGGAAATATTGCACCCCGAAGATGCGATAGTGCGCGTATTACGCTCATGTATATGTGGATCAGATCTTCACCTGTATCATGGGCTTGTACCCGATACACGTGTAGGTTCGACATTCGGACATGAGTTTATTGGCATTGTGGAAGTTGTCGGACCGGGGGTACAAAAACTCAAGGTCGGCGACAAAGTACTGGTCCCCTTTAACATTGCCTGTGGCAAATGTGCTTTCTGTAAACAGGAGTTATATGGCAACTGCCATGAGTCCAACCCTGAGGCCACCGCTGTGGGCGGCATCTACGGTTATTCTCATACCGCCGGCGGCTTTGATGGCGGACAGGCGGAATATGTACGTGTACCTTATGCTGATGTAGGGCCGGTGGTCATTCCGGAAGATATGCATGCTGACGATGCAGTGTTACTGACAGACGTTGTTCCTACCGGTTACCAGGCCGCCGAAATGGGAGGCATTAAGAAGGGTGATACTGTAGTAGTGTTCGGGGCCGGACCGGTAGGAATTATGGCAGCAAAATGCGCATGGCTCTTTGGCGCCGGCAGGGTCATCGTCATTGACCACCTGGAATATCGCCTGGACTTCGTCCGGCAATACGCACAATGCGAAGCATATAACTTCCGCTCGATGGAAGACCCGGTAATTTTCCTCAAAAGAGCAACAGACTGGTTTGGCGCAGATGTTTGTATTGACGCCGTCGGTGGTGATGCTGCAGGCAACGCCATGCAAACAATTACAGGAAGGAAAATGATGTTGCAGGCCGGCTCCGCCACTGCCCTGCACTGGGCCATCAACTCCGTGAAAAAAGGCGGTATCGTCTCAATTGTAGGGGTATATGGGCCAACAGACAACCTGATACCCATCGGCAATGTGGTGAACAAAGGCATCACCATACGTGCAAACCAGGCTTCCGTAAAACGCCTCCTGCCCCGCCTTATCGAGCATGTCAGGTCGGGATACATTGATCCGAAGGCGATCATTTCACATCGTATACCGCTGGAGGAAGTAGCCGATGCTTATCACATCTTTTCAGCAAAGCTGGACGACTGTATTAAACCAATTCTTATTCCACCGTCAGCAAGACAATAA
- a CDS encoding GH39 family glycosyl hydrolase, which yields MKKTSIVLLALTYLTASFTFAQNKTGKKAETAERTINIDFRQQKGPLNTMFKECVGAGRANEGLRADWQQQLAYVKKECGFRYIRMHGLLTDDMAVYKEDKNGNPEYNFMYIDVLFDFLQSIGMKPFVELGFMPGSLASGNETIFWWRGNVTPPKDYDKWSALIRALAQHFTERYGTDEVKTWYFEVWNEPNLSPGFWSGTQQDYFKLYQYTAQAIKKVNKDYRVGGPATAGAAWESELIDYCHQHKVAIDFISTHAYGVKQGYLDEFGNAGTVLDKNPMSVSGDVLQSRKEIAASPIPDLELHYTEWSASYTPSDPIHDSYHEAAYVLQKLKQVGDAANSMSYWVFTDIFEEAGPRFTPFHGGFGMLNIQGINKPVFYAYQFLNRLGNVELVNKDSASWACKDASGNTQILAWDFTNTHPGDSVHNQNYYIRDLPSKPKGKLKVNLSNVPDGMYALEVYKVGYRSNDAYSDYLLMGKPSQLNRQQVEQIKKQNDGSPLSREIITIKNGLPFSKELDIRENDVFFLELKAL from the coding sequence ATGAAAAAAACTAGTATTGTCTTATTAGCACTTACTTATCTTACAGCAAGTTTTACTTTCGCCCAGAACAAAACCGGCAAGAAAGCTGAAACAGCGGAAAGAACGATCAATATTGACTTTCGTCAGCAAAAGGGCCCCTTGAACACGATGTTCAAAGAATGTGTAGGCGCAGGCAGGGCCAATGAAGGCCTTAGGGCCGACTGGCAACAGCAACTGGCTTATGTAAAAAAAGAATGTGGGTTCCGGTATATACGGATGCATGGCCTTTTAACCGACGACATGGCCGTTTATAAAGAAGATAAAAATGGTAACCCGGAATATAATTTCATGTATATCGATGTACTGTTCGATTTCCTGCAAAGCATCGGTATGAAACCATTCGTTGAACTGGGATTCATGCCCGGATCACTTGCCAGCGGCAATGAAACCATTTTCTGGTGGAGAGGCAATGTAACACCGCCGAAGGACTATGATAAATGGTCCGCCCTGATCCGCGCCCTCGCACAGCATTTTACCGAACGTTACGGCACTGATGAAGTAAAGACCTGGTATTTTGAAGTCTGGAACGAACCAAACCTTTCGCCCGGATTCTGGTCAGGTACACAGCAGGATTATTTTAAGTTGTACCAATACACGGCGCAGGCTATCAAAAAGGTAAATAAGGACTATCGTGTGGGTGGCCCTGCCACTGCCGGCGCGGCCTGGGAAAGTGAATTGATTGATTACTGCCATCAGCATAAGGTAGCAATAGATTTTATAAGCACCCACGCCTATGGCGTAAAACAGGGCTATCTGGATGAATTTGGCAATGCCGGTACAGTGCTCGACAAAAATCCCATGAGTGTAAGCGGCGACGTACTTCAGTCACGCAAAGAGATCGCTGCTTCTCCCATCCCGGACCTTGAACTGCACTATACCGAATGGAGCGCATCCTACACACCCTCCGATCCTATTCACGACAGCTATCACGAAGCCGCATATGTGCTGCAAAAACTGAAGCAGGTGGGCGATGCCGCCAATTCTATGTCGTATTGGGTGTTCACTGACATTTTCGAAGAGGCCGGGCCCAGGTTCACACCTTTTCACGGTGGATTTGGTATGTTGAACATCCAGGGGATCAATAAACCGGTATTTTATGCCTACCAGTTCCTGAACCGGCTGGGAAATGTTGAACTGGTGAATAAGGACTCCGCTTCCTGGGCCTGCAAAGACGCATCCGGCAATACACAGATACTGGCCTGGGATTTCACGAACACCCATCCCGGCGATTCAGTGCATAACCAAAATTATTATATCCGCGACCTGCCATCGAAACCGAAAGGGAAACTAAAAGTTAACCTCTCCAATGTTCCTGATGGTATGTATGCGCTTGAAGTGTACAAAGTGGGTTACCGGAGCAATGATGCGTATTCCGATTATTTACTGATGGGCAAACCTTCGCAGCTTAACAGGCAACAGGTGGAGCAGATAAAAAAACAAAACGACGGATCTCCCTTGTCCCGGGAGATCATTACCATAAAGAACGGTCTTCCTTTCTCAAAAGAGCTGGACATCCGGGAAAACGACGTTTTCTTTCTCGAGCTGAAGGCCCTCTGA
- a CDS encoding RagB/SusD family nutrient uptake outer membrane protein, giving the protein MKNLKLYIPLLALLSLFACKKSFLDTEDVTTATEQNFYKTPADAYKALVGVYDGLQRVWAGGIALPVAAEIMSDNLYGGGGASDGLGLQMVDEFDKLRSPSDQTLYGDNWGNYYKAIYRANMLLTHLDQVNWKGKEDLRNIYEAETRFIRAYCYFDMARLWGNVPLITKPTTDNVPQATPDSVYSLIAEDLKFAAANLPATSYTAQEASTHGRVTKWAAESLLGRVFLYYTGYYNKPDLLGAVSKAQALAYLEDVISNGGFGLISNFAELWPAASLKNYAGEDNKETVFAIKYTYTSDWNGNVDGNHWMVLLGIRVQSIYPYGLGWGAGTVNAKLWNAYPAGDTRKSASIISIADEGLDFQNRKDQREYTGYYVKKYTPMADSAGKSLAEKMGGTSFMISQYEDYVSIRYADVLLMAAELGSPNAQQYFDAVRQRALGSGFVQIPVNPANILNERRLEFAGEGIRYWDLLRQGVNVAASAIAESVTLESGGVNVTKTISASQITATKGLSQIPYSQITLSNGTLKQNEGW; this is encoded by the coding sequence ATGAAGAATCTGAAATTATATATACCGCTCCTCGCATTGTTGTCATTGTTTGCGTGTAAGAAAAGCTTTCTTGACACAGAAGATGTGACAACCGCCACAGAGCAGAACTTTTATAAAACACCGGCAGATGCCTATAAAGCTTTGGTAGGCGTATATGACGGCCTGCAACGCGTATGGGCCGGTGGCATCGCATTGCCTGTTGCAGCAGAGATCATGTCTGACAATTTATATGGCGGTGGCGGCGCTTCAGACGGGCTCGGCCTCCAGATGGTAGACGAATTCGACAAGCTGAGGTCACCTTCCGATCAGACGCTATACGGCGACAACTGGGGCAACTATTATAAAGCGATATATCGTGCCAACATGCTGCTGACACATCTTGACCAGGTAAACTGGAAAGGAAAGGAAGACCTGCGTAACATCTATGAAGCAGAGACAAGGTTTATTCGTGCCTACTGCTATTTTGATATGGCAAGATTATGGGGGAATGTCCCTTTGATTACAAAACCTACAACTGATAACGTTCCCCAGGCCACTCCCGACAGTGTTTACAGTCTCATTGCTGAAGACCTGAAGTTCGCTGCCGCAAATCTTCCCGCCACCAGTTATACTGCGCAGGAAGCTTCCACTCATGGAAGAGTGACAAAATGGGCAGCCGAATCCTTGCTGGGACGCGTATTCCTCTACTATACCGGCTATTATAATAAACCAGATCTGCTGGGCGCCGTTTCCAAAGCACAGGCCCTGGCTTACCTGGAAGACGTGATCAGTAACGGCGGCTTTGGCCTGATCAGCAACTTTGCTGAACTCTGGCCTGCTGCATCGCTGAAAAACTATGCAGGAGAAGACAATAAGGAAACCGTCTTTGCCATCAAGTATACGTATACAAGCGACTGGAATGGCAATGTTGACGGCAATCATTGGATGGTACTGTTAGGCATCCGCGTTCAGTCCATTTATCCCTATGGCCTTGGCTGGGGCGCTGGTACCGTTAATGCGAAGCTTTGGAACGCCTACCCCGCCGGCGACACCAGAAAGAGCGCTTCCATTATATCCATTGCTGATGAAGGCCTCGATTTCCAGAACAGGAAAGATCAGCGTGAGTACACAGGCTATTATGTGAAGAAGTATACTCCCATGGCAGATTCTGCCGGCAAAAGCCTTGCGGAAAAAATGGGAGGCACCAGCTTTATGATCAGCCAGTACGAAGATTATGTTTCTATCCGCTACGCCGACGTGCTCCTGATGGCGGCAGAATTGGGTTCGCCCAATGCCCAGCAATATTTTGATGCAGTACGTCAAAGGGCACTTGGCTCCGGCTTTGTTCAGATCCCTGTCAATCCCGCTAATATCCTCAATGAAAGAAGGCTGGAATTTGCCGGTGAAGGGATCCGTTACTGGGACCTGCTGCGCCAGGGAGTAAATGTGGCAGCTTCCGCCATAGCGGAATCGGTGACACTTGAAAGCGGCGGCGTCAATGTAACAAAGACCATCAGCGCCTCCCAGATAACTGCAACAAAGGGACTATCGCAGATACCTTACTCACAGATCACTTTATCCAATGGGACGCTGAAACAAAATGAAGGATGGTAA